Part of the Bacteriovorax sp. BAL6_X genome, TGCATTTATGCAGGCTTGTTGAATATAGATTTCATTTTTAAAGTTTGGGGGCCTAGCACCGCGAACAATAGTTTGCCTTTGGGCAAACAATTTCGCGGATGCTTACCAATCAGGGGCAATATAAACATCTATCGCTGGATTGTACTCTGCTCTTAGAGTTGACTTGATGGCCTCAAGTGTTCCTGTCGTTGAAGATGGGCAAGTTCCACATGCACCTTGATAGCGTACAAGTAGAATATTATCTTCGTAAGAAACAGTTTGAATATCTCCACCATCAGCTTGAAGATATTGTCTAACCGTGCGATCAAGAACGGCCTCAATATCTTTTAGATCTTGAGGTAAGTTCTCACGACGCTCTTTTTCTGGATCAAACTCTTCGTATTCTGGGTTATGGTTTGGTAGGTCGTGCTTAATCGTTTCAATGATTTTTGGCTCAATATCATCCCAGTCTTCGTAATTGAATTTGGTAACTGTAATAACATTTTCAAAAAAGTGTAGTTGGTCAATTCCACGTATTGTAAAAAGGTTTACGCCAAGGTTTACCTCTCCACATTCCATAGGAGTTCTAAAAGTTGAAGAACCAGATGCTTTTACATTTTTATTTAAAATGAATTTCAGTGCATTTGGATTTGGTGTTGGTTGAATGTCGATTGTTACTTCACTCATATTCTTTACCTTTGTTACCTTAACTTCTTATAGGAAGTTAATGGCCTTATGTAGTGCTTTTATAAAATTATCAATTTCTTCTTTTGTATTATACAACGAGAATGAGGCCCTTGCAGTAGCAGAAATCTCGAACCTTTTCATTAAAGGTTGTGTACAGTGGTGGCCTGTTCTAATTGCAACACCTTGACGATCTAAAAGTGTTCCAAGATCGTGCGGGTGGGCTCCTTCAATAACAAAGGATAATACCGAAGCTTTTTCTTTTGCTGTTCCAATTAAGCGAACTTTTTCTACTTCTAAAATTTGCTCAGTAGCATAATCAAGAAGCTCTTTCTCGTAGTTTTTAATTACATCGAGATCACAATTTACAATGAAGTCAATTGCCGGCTTGAGTCCGATACCTCCTGCTATATGAGGAGTACCAGCTTCAAATTTGTGTGGGAGATCGTTGTACGTAGTCTTTTCAATTGTTACAACATCGATCATGTCACCTCCTCCTTGATATGGAGGCATTGATTCAAGAAGCTTCTCTTTTCCATAAAGAGCACCGATCCCTGTTGGCCCAAACATCTTGTGAGAAGAGAAGGCAAGGAAATCACAATTTAGGTCTTGAACATCAATTTTTTCATGAGCAATTGACTGAGCAGCATCAACGCAGAAGTAAGCTCCTTTATCGTGTGCTAACTTGATATACTTTTTGATATTGTTAACAGTTCCAAGGCTGTTTGAAATATGGGCCATTGAAACAAGCTTTACATTACCTTCTTCCAGAAGCTTAATATAGGCTTCTTCATTAATATCACCTTCATCCGTAATAGGAATCTCTCTTACTTTTGCACCAATTTTCTCGGCCTGGATTTGCCAAGGAACAATATTCGAGTGGTGCTCCATTGTAGAGATTAGGATGACATCATCCTTCTTCAAGTAGTGAGGAACGAAAGAACTTGCAACTAAGTTTAAGCTGTCTGTTGTTCCTTTTGTGAAGATGATCTCACATCTCGAATTCGCGTTAATTAGAGACTGTATTGCATCACGAGTTTCTTCATACTTAATTGTTCCAAATTCACTTAGGTAGTGAACACCTCTGTGAATATTGGCCACATTATGTGTGTAGTGATCATTCAGAGCATTGATTACATTGATATGTTTAAGAGTAGATGCGGCATTGTCTAAGTAGATAAGAGGCTTATCGTGAACTCTTCTTTCTAGTTGTGGAAATTGTGCTCTAATAGCGTTAATTTCAAAGGCCATTAAGATTCCTTTTCCATTTCATCAAATGCATTTTTTTCAAATGATTCAAATAGAATTTCACTTAAAAATTTCTCAATCTTCTCATCTTCAATCTTTGTGATTGCATCAGAACAGAAAGCATGAATAAGAAGCTTCTGAACGCGCTCTTTTGATAGGCCACGTGACTGAAGATAGAAAGCTTCTTCGTCACTCATTTGTCCTACTGTTGCACCGTGGGCACATTTTACATCGTCAGCATAAACTTCAAGCTGTGGTCGAGTATCAACGTGTGCTCCTTTGGATAGGAGTAGATTTTTATTTAACTGTTCTGAATTTACAAGTTGAGCGTCACGACAAACAAGTACTTTTCCTGTAAAAACTCCACGGGCCTTATTATCTAGAACTCCCTTGAAAAGCTGAGAGCTATCAGTTCTTTCTTTAATATGCGAAATTAGTGAGAAGTTGTCAGTATGTTGATCTCCTCTAAGGGCATATAAACCATCAACACTTGCAGTCGCTCCAATACCATTTAGGCGAATTCTCATTTCATTACGTGACTTCTTGGCACCTGTTGTAAAAGTAAATGACTTAAAGTGAGCGTCTTTGGCAACGTCAGCATTAACACTACTTACATGGAATGCGTTAGCACCATCTGTTTGAACCTTTACGTGACTCACATTTGCGCCATCTGAAACTTTAAAGTTTGAAACAGCGTTTATATTGTAGGCCTTATCACTTCCCGTAAATAATTCGATAAAGCTTACTTTAGAGAACTGCTCAACGTTTACGTGTATACGAGGAAGGGCGAATTCTCCATCAAAGTCTGAAATATGAACAATTGAGATAATATCATCTACGCTTACGTTCTTAGGAACATTGATTTCAATGATATTTTCAACAGCAGAAGCATTAAGCATGGCAAAGATATCTGTTTGATCACAATTTGCCTCATTTGCGATAAGCGCCTTTTCTTCTACTGTTACTTCGTCAGGAAAGAATGAGTCAGCTTTCGAGTATTGGCCATTTAGAAGTACGACTTGATACTTTCCAGCAACCTTAACATTCTTAAGCATTGCTTTTTGTGTCGTTACAGCAAATTTCTCAGGTAATACATCAGTAAGTTTAGTATAAATCCAGTCTTCCATTTTTGTATGTGGAAGTCCACGGGCCTTAAAATTATCTAAGGCCTCTTTATTTGAGTCAGACTTTGCGTATCCCGCTAGGTCATTTAAATATTGGTCTGTTAATTCTTGGATATTCATTATTAATCCTAATCCTTATTTTGTTAACCAGTCGTAACCTTTTTCTTCAAGCTCAAGTGCAAGCTCTTTACCACCTGACTTGATAATTTTTCCGCCACTAAGTACGTGAACATAGTCTGGAACAATATAGTCAAGAAGTCTTTGGTAGTGAGTTACAAGAACGATACCATTGTATTTAGACTTGATAGCATTAACACCTTTTGCAACAATTTTAAGAGCGTCGATATCTAGACCTGAATCCGTCTCATCAAGAAGAGCAATCTTTGGATTTAGAACCGCCATTTGAAGGATTTCATTCTTTTTCTTTTCTCCACCAGAAAAGCCAGTGTTTACTGGACGGTCTAGGAATTCTTCTCTCATCTCTAGTAGCTCTAGTTTTGGTTTAAGAAATTCTCTGAATTCTTCTTTCTTCATTTCTGCAGCACCCTGAGATTTGGATACTTCGTTAAATGATTCAAGAAGAAAGTCAATATTTGATACACCTGGAACTTCAATAGGATATTGAAAACCTAGGAAGATTCCATTCTTTGCCCTTTCATCTGGCTCAAGTTCTAGTAGGTCTGTTTGCTTTCCATTTATATTGTAATCAATAGATCCACTTGTTACCTCAAATGATGGGTGACCAGCGATTACTTTTGATAGAGTACTTTTTCCTGAACCATTAGGTCCCATGATTGCGTGAACTTCACCTGGTTTAACTTCGATAGAAATTCCTTTTAGAATTTCTTTTTCTTCAACTCTTGCGTGAACATCTTTAACTGTAAGTAAACTCATTTTTTTCCCTTTATATTAATCTAAATTTTATCCGATTGAATTTTCTAATTTCATCTCAATTAACTTTACTGCTTCAACAGAGAATTCTAGTGGAAGCTCTTTAAAAACTTCACTACAGAAGCCATTTACAATCATTGAGATACATTTTTCCATGTCCATTCCACGTTGCTGTAGGTAGAAAAGCTGATCTTCAGAAATCTTTGAAGTCGACGCCTCGTGCTCAACAGTTGCCGTATTATTCTTAACGTCAATATATGGGAATGTATTTGCAGAACACTTAGAACCAACAAGCATTGAGTCACATTGAGAGTAGTTTTTAGCTCCAATTGCTGAAGGCATTACCTTAACAAGTCCACGGTAATTATTTTCGGAAGCTTCTGCAGAGATACCTTTCGAAATAATAGTCGATTTTGTGTTTTTTCCGATGTGAACCATTTTTGTTCCAGTATCGGCCTGCATTTTATTATTTGTTAGTGCTACTGAGTAGAAAGCACCTTGTGAGTTTTCACCTATTAAGTTACATGAAGGATACTTCCAAGTGATGGCCGAGCCGGCCTCAACCTGTGTCCACGAAATCTTTGAATTCTTTCCAAGGCAGTTACCACGTTTTGTTACGAAGTTGTAAATCCCGCCTTTTCCTTGCTCATCTCCGGCATACCAGTTTTGAACTGTTGAGTATTTAATTTCTGCATCATCAAGAGCAATTAACTCAACGATGGCCGCGTGAAGTTGGTTTTCATCTCTTTGAGGAGCAGTACAACCCTCAAGATAATTCACGTAACTACCTTTATCGGCAACAACAAGAGTTCTTTCGAATTGTCCTGTCTCTTTCGCATTAATTCTAAAGTATGTTGAAAGATCCATTGGGCAAGTTACACCCTCAGGGATGTAAACGAATGAACCATCTGAGAATACTGCCGCATTTAGTGCTGCATAGAAATTGTCTGCAGGAGGCACAACCGTTCCTAGATACTTCTTAACTAGTTCTGGGTGCTCTTGTACTGCTTCTGAAATTGAGCAGAAAATAACCCCAACTTTTTCTAACTCTTCTTTATATGTTGTCCCTACAGAAACTGAATCAAATACTGCATCTACAGCAACACCTGAAATTCTTTTTTGTTCTGATAGAGGAATTCCTAGCTTTTCAAAAGTCGCTAAAAGCTCTGGGTCTAGATCATCAAGGCTCTTAGGTGCACTCTCTGTCGACTTTGGGGCCGCATAATAATACAGGTCCTCAAAATCAATCGCTGGGATTTCTAGTTTTGCCCAATTTGGCATTGGCATTTGTTTCCAAAGACGAAATGCCTTTAGACGATATTCAAGTAACCATTCAGGCTCATTCTTCTTTGCTGAAATCATCCTCACGATGTCTTCATTTAAACCCTTTGGGAACTCTTGAGTTTCAATGTCTGTAAAGAAGCCATACTTATATTCTGACTTTGTTAATTGTGTATCACTCATGTGTGAATCCTGCCTTATTTATTAATAACTCTTCAAGCGACAATTTAATCAGCTGGTGATTAACGTGAGAGTTAAGCTTTTCTATTGGTGTAATTAATTCGCAATTTAAATATTTCGTACATTTGCCCTTAAGAGCATCGCAATCAGACTCTGTAATCTTTCCCTCAATCGAGTTACTTATTTCAAAGAGATTGATTTCAGATAGGGGACGGCTAAGGTAGTAGCCTCCTTTTATACCTTTAATCGATGAGAGAACTCCGTATCCATTTAGCTTTTGCATAACTTTAGATACTGGGTCAAAAGGCATCTTGTGTATGTCACAGATTTCTCTGGCCGAGGTCAGGTTTTCGGCACATGTGTGTCCGTGCTCTTGCATATGCTTTAGAGCTGTTAGGGCATATTCTGTTTTTTTACTTACTTTAAACATGCTTAACACACCTATATTATGACGAGTAAAATACCTTAGGTATCGCCTTTTATTAATAATTTACGTTATGTCTTTTAAATAACGTAAAATAAGTCAAAAAACAACTTATTTAAGTCTATCTTAGCAAATATATAGGCCGAATCACACCTGAAATACATAATATTTATGTAAGATCGACTTTTATTAAGCTTTGTAGGAAAATGATCATATGAGTGAACACGATTCAGAAATTAACTTAAAACGTCTCAAGTATATTGGCTCTTTACGAGATGAGTCGATTGTTGCCCAAATTGAAGCACAACTAATTCGTCAAGGTGTCCATATAACTAAAGAATATGAAAATGACTTCTACCATTTATTTGTTGTGGACCTAAATCAATTACAACAGGCCCGTGATGTTTACCGCGTCTATATTGGAGGGGCCAAACCAACAAAGGTTGATAAAAATTGGCAATATGTTCAATCTTTAAATATGGGGCCAACAACAATTATTATCTTGGCCTTGTGTGTAATCATCTTCATCTTTGGTTGGATTTTAAAAAATGAAAATCTCTATTATCTTTTCCTTTTTTCGACTTCTAAAGTTGATGCTTTTGCTGACATTAATAATGGTGAATACTGGAGACTTCTTTCGCCGGCCTTTATCCACTTTGGCTATATCCATATCTTCTTCAATATGTTGTGGTGGAAAGAGTTAGGTAAGCTCATTGAAGTGACTAAGGGAAGCGTTTTTTTAATATTGCTTCTATTATTTACGGCGATTTCTTCAAATATCCTACAGGCGATTATGTCTCCTGGAATGTTTGGAGGACTTTCTGGTGTGGTTTACGGTCTACTCGGGTTCTTATGGCCATATTCAAGATTGAATCCAAATTTTAAATTTAAGCTTCCAACTTCTGATATCGTTCTCATGGTGGGGTGGCTCTTCTTGGGATTCTTTGATGTCTTTAATTTCAAGATGGCCAATTGGGCCCATGGTGGTGGACTTGTAAGTGGTGCAATCTTGGGTGTTATTTTTGCTTTAATTGATCGCTCGGATCAAAAGTCGAATACTCACCAATCTTAAGGTCTTTCAATTTCACATCGCCAATCGCGACTCGAATTAACCTTAGGGTGGGGAAGTTGACTGCCGCACACATTCTACGAATCTGACGGTTTCGTCCTTCTGAAATACGCACTTCAATCCAAGATGTTGGTATTGTCTTACGAATACGCACTGGTGGGACGCGATCTTCAATTTGAAAGTTAATTAGCTTTTTAACCTTTGCCGGCTTTGTCTTGTAATTGCCTTTTATTATTACACCACGCCTTAGTTCTTCAATTGCTTGTGTTGTAATATCGCCGTCTACTTGAACGATATAAGTTTTTTCAACCTTACTATCAGCATTGGCCATTTGGTTCTTATACTTCCCATCATTCGTGAGTATCAGTAAGCCTTCACTGTCCTTATCTAAGCGGCCAACAGGGTAAACTTCCTTAGGGAGCTTGTAGTCAATAAGACTAAGTTGGTCTCTGTGATCTTTTCCAAATTGGCACAGGACATCGTATGGCTTATTGAAAATGATATATTGATGTTCTCCGTTACTTGCTATTTCTTTAAAGTTAGCAAGTTTAAATGGAGGAGTAATTTCTAAGTTTATTTCTTTTTGTAAAAATTTATCAAAGAAGCTGAGTTTGTAAGCACAAAGCCTTTGTCCACTTTGATCTTTTGAGTTCGAGTAAATAGGGTCGCCGTAAATTGGATGTCCTATTTCTTTTGCATGGGCCCTAATTTGATGTTTTCTACCAGTCAGAATTGTAAATTCAACTAATGAGTACTGCTTATCAGTATCGATAACTCTATAGTCTGTGATGGCCTTTTTTCCACCAGAATTAACAACGGCCATCTTTTCAATTCGTCCAACTCGGTTTGCCTTAAGGAAGTTTTCAATCCTTGCTTCTTGTTGTGTAAAGACGCCGCTACAGATAGCTAAATAGCTCTTTCTTATCTTTTTCGGATCATGAGAGCTAAAGAGTTCTTGAAGATATTTATTGGCATCTTTGTTTTTGGCAAATAAAAGAATTCCGGACGTTTCGACATCAAGCCTATGTGCTAGAACGAGATATTGATCCTTTCCATCACTTCGATTTTTAAGAAAACTAGAGAGTGCATCAGTGCAATTATCTCGAAAGCGATCGAGAGTTTTATGCACTGGCCAGCCCGCCTTTTTGTTTAAGGCAATATAGTTATCATCTTCAAAGACGATATCATTGGCAGATAATCGGATTTTAATTCTTTTTTTCACTAAAAGTATTGTATCATGTTTACTATGAACGATTTACCAAATTCTGAAGCATGTGAAAGAAATAAAGGCCCTATTCTTGAGGTGATCACACCTTATTTAAGCAGCAGTGATAATGGTGAGTTTTTCGAGATTGGCTCACTTACTTGTCAGCATAGTGCGCACTTTGCTAAGGCCTTTGCTCAAATCGATTTTATTACATCTGAAATTAGAGACAATCAAAATGTTTTAAAGATGTGCTTATCACACTATCAAAAGAAGATACCAAATCTTAAAGGCCCCCTTGTTTATGAAGCTGGTTTTAATAAACTTGAGGCCGGGAAAAAGTTCTACTTCACAGCAAATACACTTCATATAATGCCTTGGAAGGCCGCGAAGACTTTTATTAAGGACTTGGCGACAGCAATGGATGAAAATAGCACTCTATTTATTTATGGGCCATTTAAGTATCATGGAAATTACACGAGTACTTCTAATGAACAATTTGATGGTTTTTTAAAAGAGCGTGATGCTCAAAGTGGAATTCGAAATTTTGAAGATATTTGCAATAACTTCTTAAAGAAAGGTGTCTTTCTAAAAGAAGATATTGCAATGCCTGCTAATAATCAGCTTTTAATTTTTACAAAGTAAAAAGGAAATTACATTCTTTCTGGTACTTGAATTCCTAGAATCTCAAGGCCTGTTTTAATGACTTCACTTGTTGCATAAGCAAGCTCAAGGCGAGCTTTCTTAAGTGATTCTTCACTTGATGCAATTGGGCAAGCAGCATAGAAACTATTAAATAATTTACCAAGTTCAAATAGGTAAGTTGTTAGTAGACTTGTTTTATTTTGCTCATGCGCCTTAATTGCTACATCATTAAATAATGATATCTTTTGCATTAGTTCAAACTCTTTTGTTTCAACAAGTGAGCTTGCATTTGAAAGCTCAAGGGCCTGAGCTTTATCAAAACCTTGCTTCTTAAGTAGTGAATTGATACGTGCATATACATATTGAAGATATGGGCCAGTGTCTCCATCAAGCTTTAACCATTCGTTCATGTCAAAAACGATTTTACGGTTATTATCAATTTTGATCATTCCATACTTTATTGCTCCATTGGCAATCTTAGTTGCTGTTTCATCGATCTCTGACTGATCCCATTGCCCAGCATACTTATTAAGATAATCATCCTTAATCTTACTTTCCATATTATTAATGAGCTCGGTAAGGGCAACGATATTTCCCTTACGAGAACTCATGGCACCATCTGTTAGTTCAACCATTTCATACGGAAGGTGATAGCAGTCCTTGGCCTGTTCAAAACCAATATGTTCAAGAACTTTAAAGACTTGTTTGAAGTGGAAGGCCTGGCGAGAGTCCACGATATAAATATTATTCTTAACACCATATTCTTCAAATTTCTTAATTGCTAGAGCTACGTCCTTTGTTGAATAGAGGCCAGTTCCATCTGATTTAATTAAAATGCAAAAACCAAGCTTATCGTCACTTAGATCCATTCCAATCGCACCATCGTCTTTAACGAATAAGCCTTTCTCATAATATTCATTACAGATTTTTAGCGACGGAGCATCCATTTCAGACTCGAAGAACCAACGATCAAATTCAACACCTGCCCAAGCATATGTTTTTTTCATGAGATCAATTGACCATTGTCGAGTCTCTTGCCATAGATCAAAGAATTCTCCCTCTTCAGCGTGAAGCTGCTTTAGGATCTCCGTAAGCTTAGCACGGTTATCATCTTCTTTATCTGTTCCTAGTTCATCTTCAAGCTTTGTATTTGCTCGAGTGTAAATACGTCCAAGCCATTCACCCTTATTTATTTCGGGGATTGTGTCTTGATTGTGATACTTTAAATACCATAAACATTTTGCAACGTGAGTTCCTGAGTCACCCGGATAAGTTACAGGGTGGACATCAACGCTACAGTACTGCTTGATCCTAACAAGAGCATTACCAAGACATAGATTTCTCATGTGCCCAACATGAAGCTCCTTGTGAGTATTCGGTTGGGAGTACTCTATCATTGTCTTGCCTTCACCCTTTGTTAGCTCTTTCTTAAAGAATTCACCGGTGCGAATTTCAGCAATTAAACTTTCAAAGTATGCATCAGCTGTAAGGGTAAAGTTAAGATATGGGCCTTGCGCCTTAAGGTCTTTGATTACTAAAGCATTTGCTTCTAGATCAACTTTTTCCAAAATTGTTGCCGCAATTTGTGGCGGTCCTTGTCTAAGGGCCTTGGCAAAACGAAATACAGGAAAAGCATAGTGGGCCATTTCAATATTTGGGGCCTGTCCAATTGATGAGTAAATATCTTCTCTCTTAATGTCTGTATCTGGATAAGCAGATGAGAATGCATTTTCTAGGATATCAGTAAGTTTTGATAAAATTGTATTCGTTTCCATTTAGTAATCACCGTATTTTGCTGCGACGCAGTTTAGAATAAGTATGTTATCATCATATTATAGTAAATATTTTACTAATTGTTTAGGAAAAGTAATTTCATATGTTCATTTCTATTAGACTTATCATGATTATATTTAGTTCAATTTATCTTACTATAGGAATTTGTGATTCTGTTCTAGCTGACGATGCTATGACGCCGATTGAGGAGTTTCAAAAAAAGCAACAAATTGAACGAAGAGAAGCTGAGGAATTTAGAAAGTACAATACCGAATCAAGTATTGGAGATGGCCTTTTTAAAGGGCCAAACCTGATCTACTTGTGCGGTAATAGACGAAAGCACTTTGCCTGTGTTAATGATCTCTCTCTTAGAAATTGTGATATTCGTAAAGATTTGAATTGTATGATAATTCAAAAGTATAGTGGCCAAAAAGAGTGTTTTAAGGGCCAGGCAGAGTTAATGCATAAGTCGAGGATTGATTCGTATTGTAAAGATTAGCTTATCTCACGAAACATTAAAAGGTGTCGTCCGATTCCTTTGATATCAAACTCTTGCCCAAACGCTTCAAAACCAAGCTTTTCATAAAAGCTCTTCGCTTCAACACGGGCGTTGCACCATACTAAATTACAGAAGTTTTGCTTAATAATAGGAAAAGCAACATTTAGTAGTTCTCGTGAGAACCCTTGTTTGCGGTAATTTTCAAGAGTTGCCATACCTTGTAGTTGATATTGATTATCAATATTAAAGTTTGGATTTCTATTAAAGTAAAATGAGGCCACTGATACAAGGTTGTTGTCAACAAAAGCACCCAGGTGAAATGTATCAGATTCGTCATCTCCAATATAATTATAGCTAGACTCGATGCCATCAATACCAAGTACTAAGCGTCGAATTTTAAATGTGTCTTTTAAATGGATTCTTTTAACGATCATAGGAGGACTTTATACCAAATAAATGAAATTTTGTCACAATAAAGAAGTTTACACTTTGTTGTTGATCATCCAAGTCGGTCTTTGTTTTTTTTTACTATTTCGACAATAATAATTGTGGGAAAAAACTCAGTTAACTTTATAATAGATATATGAAATTTAGTATTGTAAAAATCCAAGAGGCCGTAGCCGACGCTTTCCAATTTATAAATCAAGAATTTGCTAGCACTGTAAAAACAGTTGATGATTTTATTCTCGCATCTCCAATGCGTTCATTCATTTTATTTTTAATCGCTATCATTGTCGCTCGTATTATATTTTTCTTAATAAGAAGTATAATGCTTGGCCGCGGGGAAAATAAAATTGCTGCGCGTAAATACGTTTATAGATTCTTTGATTTTAATTTATATTATTTATTCGCTTTCAGTGCATTGGATATTTTTAATGTCTATTTATTGAAGTTTGATAGAGAGGACTTTCAACTCTTTTTACACGTTTTTCGAAATATCTTGGCGCTTTATGTTCTTTATATAAATATTGGCTACTTTCATAGCTTTCTAAGCTATAACTTCAAAGTCTATTTTAAAAAGGTAGATAAAGACTTCATTAAGGATAGTAAGAAGCTTCGCTATGTAATTACAATTACAACTTTCTTTTATATCTTACTTTATAATCTTTTTTCGGGCTTCTTCGGACATAATATTATTACAGTTATTTTCTTTGTAATATATACGATCATCTTACTTAAATATGACAACTATGCTGAGTTAATACTTCCAAAGATTGTACCTGCCTCAATGCTGTTAACAAAAAAACATATTTCCAAATATGTAATACTTTATGTACTTCCTGTTTTTTTATACCTCTACACGTTGATCTACTCATTCTATTTAATGTTCTTCCTTGCTAATAACGATAAGGAATGGGCAAAAAATCTATTATCCGGAATTTTAGAACAACACTTAGAAAGTCTCAGAGATGAAGTCTTTACAGATTATGAAGTTCCAAGTGACTATGTAGAAGTCTTTAAGAGAGAAAATGGTACTGAGATAATGAGAAATCCTGATCCTGCTGTTATGGCCTATGAGCGAATAGATAGTTGGCTTAATGGAACGAGTAACTCTTATCATTTAGCATTCTCTGGAGAGTCGGGGAGTGGGAAAAACCATGCACTTGATAAAATTCTGAAACGCTATTCATCTGTAACATCATTCAAGTTAGATATAAGCGAGAAAATTCTTGAAGAGTCAGTACTTTTAAAAAGATTAGAAAACTTTGTAGGAAAAGGAAGCGAAGAAGAGAAGAAATTCGTAATTATCAAGAATGCACACAATCTCTTCTTATCAAAATTTCA contains:
- a CDS encoding NifU family protein yields the protein MSEVTIDIQPTPNPNALKFILNKNVKASGSSTFRTPMECGEVNLGVNLFTIRGIDQLHFFENVITVTKFNYEDWDDIEPKIIETIKHDLPNHNPEYEEFDPEKERRENLPQDLKDIEAVLDRTVRQYLQADGGDIQTVSYEDNILLVRYQGACGTCPSSTTGTLEAIKSTLRAEYNPAIDVYIAPDW
- a CDS encoding aminotransferase class V-fold PLP-dependent enzyme translates to MAFEINAIRAQFPQLERRVHDKPLIYLDNAASTLKHINVINALNDHYTHNVANIHRGVHYLSEFGTIKYEETRDAIQSLINANSRCEIIFTKGTTDSLNLVASSFVPHYLKKDDVILISTMEHHSNIVPWQIQAEKIGAKVREIPITDEGDINEEAYIKLLEEGNVKLVSMAHISNSLGTVNNIKKYIKLAHDKGAYFCVDAAQSIAHEKIDVQDLNCDFLAFSSHKMFGPTGIGALYGKEKLLESMPPYQGGGDMIDVVTIEKTTYNDLPHKFEAGTPHIAGGIGLKPAIDFIVNCDLDVIKNYEKELLDYATEQILEVEKVRLIGTAKEKASVLSFVIEGAHPHDLGTLLDRQGVAIRTGHHCTQPLMKRFEISATARASFSLYNTKEEIDNFIKALHKAINFL
- the sufD gene encoding Fe-S cluster assembly protein SufD, whose protein sequence is MNIQELTDQYLNDLAGYAKSDSNKEALDNFKARGLPHTKMEDWIYTKLTDVLPEKFAVTTQKAMLKNVKVAGKYQVVLLNGQYSKADSFFPDEVTVEEKALIANEANCDQTDIFAMLNASAVENIIEINVPKNVSVDDIISIVHISDFDGEFALPRIHVNVEQFSKVSFIELFTGSDKAYNINAVSNFKVSDGANVSHVKVQTDGANAFHVSSVNADVAKDAHFKSFTFTTGAKKSRNEMRIRLNGIGATASVDGLYALRGDQHTDNFSLISHIKERTDSSQLFKGVLDNKARGVFTGKVLVCRDAQLVNSEQLNKNLLLSKGAHVDTRPQLEVYADDVKCAHGATVGQMSDEEAFYLQSRGLSKERVQKLLIHAFCSDAITKIEDEKIEKFLSEILFESFEKNAFDEMEKES
- the sufC gene encoding Fe-S cluster assembly ATPase SufC, whose translation is MSLLTVKDVHARVEEKEILKGISIEVKPGEVHAIMGPNGSGKSTLSKVIAGHPSFEVTSGSIDYNINGKQTDLLELEPDERAKNGIFLGFQYPIEVPGVSNIDFLLESFNEVSKSQGAAEMKKEEFREFLKPKLELLEMREEFLDRPVNTGFSGGEKKKNEILQMAVLNPKIALLDETDSGLDIDALKIVAKGVNAIKSKYNGIVLVTHYQRLLDYIVPDYVHVLSGGKIIKSGGKELALELEEKGYDWLTK
- the sufB gene encoding Fe-S cluster assembly protein SufB; this translates as MSDTQLTKSEYKYGFFTDIETQEFPKGLNEDIVRMISAKKNEPEWLLEYRLKAFRLWKQMPMPNWAKLEIPAIDFEDLYYYAAPKSTESAPKSLDDLDPELLATFEKLGIPLSEQKRISGVAVDAVFDSVSVGTTYKEELEKVGVIFCSISEAVQEHPELVKKYLGTVVPPADNFYAALNAAVFSDGSFVYIPEGVTCPMDLSTYFRINAKETGQFERTLVVADKGSYVNYLEGCTAPQRDENQLHAAIVELIALDDAEIKYSTVQNWYAGDEQGKGGIYNFVTKRGNCLGKNSKISWTQVEAGSAITWKYPSCNLIGENSQGAFYSVALTNNKMQADTGTKMVHIGKNTKSTIISKGISAEASENNYRGLVKVMPSAIGAKNYSQCDSMLVGSKCSANTFPYIDVKNNTATVEHEASTSKISEDQLFYLQQRGMDMEKCISMIVNGFCSEVFKELPLEFSVEAVKLIEMKLENSIG
- a CDS encoding Rrf2 family transcriptional regulator: MFKVSKKTEYALTALKHMQEHGHTCAENLTSAREICDIHKMPFDPVSKVMQKLNGYGVLSSIKGIKGGYYLSRPLSEINLFEISNSIEGKITESDCDALKGKCTKYLNCELITPIEKLNSHVNHQLIKLSLEELLINKAGFTHE
- a CDS encoding rhomboid family intramembrane serine protease; translation: MSEHDSEINLKRLKYIGSLRDESIVAQIEAQLIRQGVHITKEYENDFYHLFVVDLNQLQQARDVYRVYIGGAKPTKVDKNWQYVQSLNMGPTTIIILALCVIIFIFGWILKNENLYYLFLFSTSKVDAFADINNGEYWRLLSPAFIHFGYIHIFFNMLWWKELGKLIEVTKGSVFLILLLLFTAISSNILQAIMSPGMFGGLSGVVYGLLGFLWPYSRLNPNFKFKLPTSDIVLMVGWLFLGFFDVFNFKMANWAHGGGLVSGAILGVIFALIDRSDQKSNTHQS
- a CDS encoding pseudouridine synthase codes for the protein MKKRIKIRLSANDIVFEDDNYIALNKKAGWPVHKTLDRFRDNCTDALSSFLKNRSDGKDQYLVLAHRLDVETSGILLFAKNKDANKYLQELFSSHDPKKIRKSYLAICSGVFTQQEARIENFLKANRVGRIEKMAVVNSGGKKAITDYRVIDTDKQYSLVEFTILTGRKHQIRAHAKEIGHPIYGDPIYSNSKDQSGQRLCAYKLSFFDKFLQKEINLEITPPFKLANFKEIASNGEHQYIIFNKPYDVLCQFGKDHRDQLSLIDYKLPKEVYPVGRLDKDSEGLLILTNDGKYKNQMANADSKVEKTYIVQVDGDITTQAIEELRRGVIIKGNYKTKPAKVKKLINFQIEDRVPPVRIRKTIPTSWIEVRISEGRNRQIRRMCAAVNFPTLRLIRVAIGDVKLKDLKIGEYSTFDPSDQLKQK